One part of the Alistipes onderdonkii genome encodes these proteins:
- a CDS encoding helix-turn-helix domain-containing protein, giving the protein MAKIMKIRNVGDYSRYVGHTDRHPLVSVIDYAEVSPVRHSLNNYSVYGIFFHDEAEIDLAYGCGKYDYKKGTVICVAPGQIGGKEDNGEQVMLTGWALLFHPDLLHATHLEKAIKNYSFFDYRVNEALHMTDEEHDIFVLLMRQIRDELQKRPDELQNAIIVGYIELMLNFCQRFYNRQFITRKLENSDILMKFDSLLRDYYEEKTQLTLGIPTVQYCADKLCMSPNYFGDMIKKTTGDTASNYIRQYVIQRAKSDFATGASIAQVADGLGFEYPQHLSRMFKRQEGLSPKEYCERLRKKIRVREYGGSATPE; this is encoded by the coding sequence ATGGCTAAGATTATGAAGATACGAAATGTAGGCGATTACAGCCGCTATGTCGGGCACACCGACCGCCATCCGCTGGTCAGTGTCATCGATTACGCAGAAGTGTCCCCCGTCCGTCACAGCCTGAACAATTACAGCGTGTACGGAATCTTCTTTCACGATGAAGCGGAAATAGATCTGGCATACGGATGCGGCAAATACGACTACAAGAAAGGAACCGTCATCTGCGTGGCTCCCGGCCAGATAGGAGGGAAGGAGGATAACGGCGAACAGGTGATGCTGACGGGATGGGCGTTGCTTTTTCATCCCGACCTGCTGCACGCGACCCATCTGGAAAAGGCCATAAAGAATTACTCCTTTTTCGATTACCGTGTCAATGAAGCCCTGCACATGACCGACGAAGAACACGATATATTCGTCTTGCTGATGCGGCAAATCCGGGACGAACTTCAGAAAAGGCCCGACGAACTCCAGAACGCCATTATCGTGGGATATATAGAACTGATGCTGAACTTCTGCCAGCGTTTCTACAACCGGCAGTTCATTACCCGAAAGCTGGAAAACTCGGATATACTCATGAAATTCGACAGCTTGCTGCGTGATTATTACGAGGAGAAGACCCAGTTGACGCTCGGCATCCCGACCGTACAATATTGCGCCGACAAACTCTGTATGTCTCCCAACTATTTCGGCGATATGATAAAAAAGACGACCGGAGATACGGCGAGCAACTACATTCGTCAATATGTTATCCAACGGGCGAAAAGCGACTTTGCAACCGGGGCGTCCATCGCACAGGTGGCGGACGGACTCGGATTCGAATATCCCCAGCATCTCAGCCGGATGTTCAAAAGACAGGAAGGACTCTCCCCGAAAGAATATTGCGAAAGACTTCGGAAAAAGATCCGGGTCAGAGAATACGGCGGATCTGCGACGCCGGAGTGA
- a CDS encoding aldo/keto reductase, protein MDRRNFLKMSSMTALLAAGEWTGLSKVFAQTPSPPKNGRSNDVVPSNGMEHRQIGGLDVSSIGLGCLPMAGYYGGKYDKQDMIALIRRAYDRGVTFFDTAEVYGPYTSEEWVGEALAPFRDKVKIGTKFGFGVEERQPTALNSRPGHIRRAVEGSLRRLRTDRIDLLYQHRVDPNVPMEDVAGTVKDLMQEGKVLHWGMSEASARSIRRAHAVCPVSAVQSEYAIWWREPETKIFPTLEELGIGFVPYCPLGRAFLTGVIDENSRFYQGDRRWNLPQFTPEALKHNMPLVSLVRRWAERKGVTLAQFALIWMLSRKSWIAPIPGTTNPGHLDDFLGAGNIRLTSREMEEFDREYAKIDLMGHRADPFTESQIDK, encoded by the coding sequence ATGGACAGGAGAAACTTTTTGAAAATGTCATCCATGACGGCACTGTTGGCAGCCGGAGAGTGGACGGGATTGTCCAAAGTTTTTGCGCAAACCCCGTCGCCGCCGAAAAACGGACGTTCAAACGACGTTGTCCCGTCGAACGGTATGGAACACCGACAGATAGGAGGTTTGGATGTATCGTCCATCGGGCTCGGCTGCCTGCCGATGGCCGGTTACTATGGCGGTAAGTACGACAAGCAGGACATGATAGCGCTGATTCGTCGCGCCTACGACAGAGGCGTGACCTTTTTCGATACGGCGGAAGTATACGGGCCATACACCAGCGAGGAATGGGTGGGCGAAGCCCTCGCCCCCTTCCGGGACAAGGTGAAGATCGGCACGAAATTCGGTTTCGGGGTCGAGGAGAGGCAACCGACGGCGTTGAACAGCCGTCCCGGCCATATCCGCCGTGCGGTGGAAGGCTCGCTGCGCAGGTTGCGTACCGACCGCATCGACCTGCTGTACCAGCACCGTGTCGATCCCAATGTCCCGATGGAGGATGTGGCCGGGACGGTAAAGGATTTGATGCAGGAGGGCAAAGTGCTGCATTGGGGCATGTCGGAAGCAAGCGCCCGCTCCATTCGCCGCGCCCATGCGGTATGTCCCGTGTCGGCCGTGCAAAGCGAATATGCCATCTGGTGGCGCGAGCCGGAAACGAAGATATTCCCGACACTTGAAGAACTGGGCATCGGTTTTGTCCCGTATTGCCCGTTGGGGCGGGCTTTCCTTACGGGAGTGATTGACGAGAATAGCCGTTTTTATCAAGGAGACCGCCGGTGGAACCTGCCTCAGTTTACGCCCGAAGCGTTGAAACACAATATGCCGCTTGTATCTCTTGTCCGCCGATGGGCAGAGCGCAAAGGCGTGACCCTCGCGCAGTTCGCCCTCATATGGATGCTTTCGCGCAAGTCGTGGATAGCTCCGATACCCGGCACGACTAACCCTGGCCACCTCGATGATTTTCTGGGTGCCGGCAATATCCGCCTCACGTCCCGTGAAATGGAAGAATTCGACAGGGAATATGCGAAGATCGACCTGATGGGACACCGTGCCGATCCGTTTACCGAAAGCCAAATCGACAAATAA